A stretch of the Salarias fasciatus chromosome 3, fSalaFa1.1, whole genome shotgun sequence genome encodes the following:
- the LOC115381355 gene encoding tripartite motif-containing protein 16-like: MLTEIVEDLKKTGLQAAAADLCSAGPEDVSCDVCSGRKLKAVKSCLVCLVSYCEEHVQPHHQSAAFKKHQLVEPSKKIQEKICSLHDEVMKIFCRTDQQIICYLCTMDQHRGHETVPAAAERRQKQKELEESRLNIQQRIQEREKEVKLLQQQVEAINVSADEAVENSEESFTQMIRLIQKRSLEVKQELRSRQQTAVSELKELEEKLEQEISELKRKDVQLEQLAHTEDHTQFLPSYPSVSALSEPTHSSSNHTAPLRYFEDVAAAVSESRDKLQDILRDTGTNISLRAADEELLLLQPPKPPKPQPESRADFLQYSQQITLDPNSVNSLLLLSDGDRKVTFTWEDQPYPDHPDRFTECLQVVSRESLTGRCYWEVEWRGRRGVNVAVTYKNISRGGNKCGFGHNNKSWALDCGSNSFIFLHRNARTLIPGPWSSRVGVYLDHTAGILSFYSISETMTLLHRVQTSFTQPLHAGVWLYGEEGESAEFVKPQ; encoded by the coding sequence atgttAACAGAGATagtggaggatctgaagaagactggactccaagctgctgcagctgatctctgctctgctggacctgaagatgtgtcctgtgatgtttgctctgggaggaagctgaaagccgtcaagtcctgtctggtctgtttggTCTCTTACTGTGAGGAACATGTCCAACCTCATCATCAATCTGCTGCTTTTAAGaaacaccagctggtggagccctcCAAGAAGATCCAGGAGAAGATCTGCTCTCTTCACGATGAGGTGATGAAGATTTTCTGTCGCACTGATCAGCAGATTATCTGTTACCTCTGCACCATGGACCAACACAGAGGCcatgaaacagtcccagctgcagcagagaggaggcagaagcagaaggagctggaggagagtcgactaaacatccagcagagaatccaggagcgagagaaagaggtgaagctgcttcagcagcaggtggaggccatcaatgtctctgctgatgaagcagtggagaacagcgaggagagcttcacccaGATGATCCGTCTCATCCAGAAAAGAAGCCTGGAGGTGAAACAGGAGCTGAGATCCCGgcagcaaactgcagtgagTGAACTCAAAGAGcttgaggagaagctggagcaggagatcagtgagctgaagaggaaagacgtccagctggagcagctggctcacacagaggaccacacccagtttcTGCCCAGCTACCcctcagtgtcagcactcagtgagcccacacactcctccagcaaccacactgctcctctcagatactttgaggacgtggcagcagctgtgtcagagagcagagacaaactcCAGGACATTCTGAGAGACACAGGGACAAACATCTCACTGAGAGCCGCtgacgaggagctgctgctgctacaaccaccaaaaccaccaaaaccacagccagagagcagagcagacttcTTACAGTATTCACAGCAGATCACTCTGGATCCAAACTCTGTAAACAGTCTGCTGTTATTATCTGATGGGGACAGAAAAGTCACTTTCACATGGGAAGATCAGCCttatcctgatcatccagacagattcactGAATGTCTTCAGGTtgtgagcagagagagtctgactggacgatgctactgggaggtggagtggagaggaagaagaggagttAATGTAGCAGTCACCtacaagaacatcagcagaggaGGGAATAAATGTGGATTTGGACATAACAATAAATCTTGGGCTTTAGATTGTGGCTCAAACAGTTTCATATTTCTGCACCGCAATGCCAGAACTCTCATCCCAggtccctggtcctccagagtgggagtgtacctggatcacacagcagggattctgtctttctacagcatctctgaaaccatgactctcctccacagagtccagacctcctTCACTCAGCCGCTACACGCTGGAGTTTGGCTTTACGGTGAAGAAGGAGAATCTGCAGAGTTTGTGAAACCTCAGTAG